From Candidatus Doudnabacteria bacterium, a single genomic window includes:
- the rplR gene encoding 50S ribosomal protein L18: MNSRRTQRKLRQRRVRAKVSGSGSKPRLNVFRSLSHIYVQLIDDETGKTLAAASSTEVKMKGKKSEIAAAVGKLAAEKAQKLGIKKVVFDRGGYQYHGRVKELAEAARASGLEF, translated from the coding sequence ATGAACTCCAGACGAACCCAGAGAAAACTAAGACAGCGCCGAGTTCGGGCAAAAGTTTCAGGCAGCGGAAGCAAACCGCGACTGAATGTTTTTCGCTCGTTGTCTCACATTTATGTACAGCTGATCGATGATGAAACAGGTAAGACCTTGGCCGCAGCAAGCAGCACTGAAGTAAAAATGAAAGGCAAGAAATCGGAAATTGCAGCGGCAGTCGGAAAATTGGCGGCAGAAAAAGCGCAAAAATTGGGAATTAAAAAAGTCGTGTTTGACCGCGGCGGATATCAGTACCATGGCCGCGTGAAAGAATTAGCAGAAGCGGCAAGAGCTTCCGGATTGGAGTTTTAA
- the rplF gene encoding 50S ribosomal protein L6: MSRIGKKPVVIPAGVTVDIKDETLRVKGPKGELMLTIHPKVLIEHKDTEIIVTVKKPDEKSERALWGLFRSLINNMVTGVTTGFTKILEINGVGYKAAISGKKLVLNLGYSHPIEMEVPTGLEAKVEKNIITITGSDRQAVGQFAAVVRSQREPEPYKGKGIKYSDEVIRRKAGKVVKAVGGGK; this comes from the coding sequence ATGAGCAGAATAGGCAAAAAACCAGTAGTCATTCCCGCAGGCGTCACTGTGGACATCAAAGATGAAACCCTCAGGGTCAAAGGACCAAAGGGCGAATTAATGCTGACCATTCACCCGAAAGTTTTGATTGAACACAAAGACACGGAGATAATTGTCACAGTTAAAAAACCGGATGAAAAATCCGAGCGCGCTTTGTGGGGGCTGTTCCGCTCACTGATAAATAACATGGTCACCGGCGTCACCACCGGTTTTACCAAAATTTTGGAGATCAACGGGGTCGGATACAAGGCCGCGATTTCAGGCAAAAAGTTAGTGCTTAATTTGGGCTATTCTCATCCTATCGAAATGGAAGTGCCAACAGGACTGGAAGCAAAAGTGGAAAAAAATATCATTACCATTACCGGCTCCGATCGCCAGGCAGTCGGCCAGTTTGCGGCTGTGGTGCGTTCGCAGCGGGAGCCGGAACCGTACAAAGGCAAAGGAATTAAATACAGCGATGAAGTTATCAGGCGCAAAGCGGGCAAGGTCGTCAAAGCCGTCGGCGGAGGCAAATAA
- the rpsH gene encoding 30S ribosomal protein S8 has translation MTMSDTISDMLTRIRNGLMAKKSDVVLPYSNFKHSLAKVLQSEGYIKNVEVKETEGIKSLSLELKYDKTGTPVISGIKRVSKPGQRIYSTRTEIPKVMGGIGTTIVSTSKGLMTDKEARANKVGGEIVCQIW, from the coding sequence ATGACAATGAGCGATACAATTTCCGACATGCTGACCCGCATCCGCAACGGCCTGATGGCAAAGAAATCAGACGTGGTTTTGCCGTATTCCAATTTCAAGCACAGTCTGGCGAAAGTTTTGCAGTCGGAAGGATATATCAAAAACGTGGAAGTGAAAGAAACCGAAGGGATAAAGAGTCTGTCGCTGGAACTAAAGTATGACAAGACAGGTACCCCGGTTATTTCCGGTATCAAGCGCGTGAGCAAGCCCGGCCAGCGGATCTACTCCACCCGGACTGAGATCCCCAAAGTCATGGGTGGCATCGGGACCACTATCGTTTCAACTTCAAAAGGATTAATGACAGACAAGGAAGCGCGGGCGAACAAAGTCGGCGGCGAGATTGTCTGCCAGATTTGGTGA
- a CDS encoding type Z 30S ribosomal protein S14 yields MATKAQTIRSFRSRTNAKYSSRIVRRCWRCGRKHGYMRDFDICRICFRELASNGEIPGVFKASW; encoded by the coding sequence ATGGCTACAAAAGCACAGACAATCAGATCGTTCCGTTCCCGCACCAATGCGAAGTATTCGTCGCGGATCGTGCGGCGCTGCTGGCGCTGCGGCCGAAAGCACGGCTACATGCGCGATTTTGATATTTGCCGCATTTGTTTCCGCGAGCTGGCTTCAAACGGCGAGATCCCCGGCGTATTTAAGGCTTCCTGGTAA
- the rplE gene encoding 50S ribosomal protein L5 — MSLKTIYKEKSVPTLKQAFGLTNPMAVPKVEKVVLNVGVGKTLKDPKMLEAIIEDVKRIAGLAPVKTLAKKSIAGFKIRENQVVGLTVTLRGRRMYDFLEKFVNVALPRVRDFRGLNPKKFDGHGNYNVGIKEQIVFPETTREHLEYVFGLEVNIQTSTNDDKKALELLKSLGFPFQKD; from the coding sequence ATGAGTCTTAAGACTATTTACAAAGAAAAATCGGTGCCAACGTTGAAGCAAGCTTTCGGATTGACCAATCCTATGGCTGTACCCAAAGTTGAGAAAGTCGTGCTGAACGTGGGCGTGGGCAAGACCCTAAAAGACCCGAAGATGCTTGAGGCGATCATTGAGGATGTTAAGCGCATTGCGGGTCTGGCTCCGGTCAAAACGCTGGCTAAGAAATCCATAGCCGGATTTAAAATCCGCGAAAATCAGGTCGTCGGCCTGACTGTCACGCTTCGGGGCCGCCGGATGTATGATTTTTTGGAAAAGTTCGTAAATGTGGCGTTGCCCCGTGTGCGGGATTTTAGGGGCCTGAATCCGAAAAAATTCGACGGCCACGGGAATTACAATGTCGGGATCAAAGAACAGATCGTTTTTCCGGAAACCACGCGCGAGCATTTGGAATATGTTTTTGGCCTTGAGGTCAACATCCAAACTTCGACCAATGATGACAAGAAAGCACTGGAATTGTTAAAATCATTAGGATTCCCGTTTCAAAAGGACTAA
- the rplX gene encoding 50S ribosomal protein L24, with product MKKMSIKKGDMVKVLAGKERGKSGKVLEVFPKDKRVSVEGLNIHVRFSRPKNQGEKGQRLELPAPLNVSKVMLICPNCGKPTRIGHEITAQGNLRKCKHCGKAI from the coding sequence ATGAAGAAGATGAGCATTAAAAAAGGCGATATGGTAAAAGTGCTGGCCGGCAAGGAAAGAGGCAAATCCGGCAAGGTTTTGGAAGTGTTCCCAAAGGACAAAAGAGTGTCTGTGGAAGGCTTGAATATCCACGTCCGGTTTTCCCGGCCGAAGAATCAGGGCGAGAAAGGCCAGCGTTTGGAATTGCCCGCCCCTTTGAATGTTTCCAAAGTCATGCTGATATGTCCGAATTGCGGCAAGCCGACCAGGATCGGCCATGAAATAACTGCGCAGGGAAATTTACGCAAATGCAAGCATTGCGGAAAAGCAATATAA
- the rplN gene encoding 50S ribosomal protein L14: MIQLRTRLKVADNTGAREIAVFGVSGKNHRRWARLGDVVAASVKIASPKGQVKKGDKVYAVIVRTHKEVRRADGSYIRFDDNAAVLVNKDNPEPRGTRIFGPIPRELRDLGFTKIISLAEEVI; this comes from the coding sequence ATGATCCAGCTAAGAACCAGATTAAAAGTCGCGGACAATACAGGCGCTCGAGAGATCGCAGTGTTCGGCGTGTCCGGCAAAAACCACCGCCGCTGGGCAAGGCTAGGCGACGTGGTCGCAGCTTCGGTTAAGATCGCCAGCCCCAAAGGCCAGGTGAAAAAAGGCGACAAGGTTTATGCTGTTATCGTCCGCACGCATAAGGAAGTCCGGCGCGCTGACGGTTCTTACATCCGGTTTGACGATAATGCCGCAGTATTGGTGAATAAAGACAATCCGGAACCACGCGGCACGCGCATTTTCGGGCCTATTCCGCGCGAGCTTCGGGATCTCGGATTTACCAAGATCATTTCATTGGCAGAGGAAGTAATATGA
- the rpsQ gene encoding 30S ribosomal protein S17, translating into MPNNMDAIKRKLTGIVTSNKMNKTVIVKVESVKVHPKYHKRYKVFKKFPAHAEEQFAIGDKVIIEESKPYSKTVFWKVLSKV; encoded by the coding sequence ATGCCAAATAATATGGATGCCATCAAGCGAAAATTAACGGGGATCGTGACCTCAAACAAGATGAACAAAACGGTGATCGTGAAAGTTGAGAGCGTGAAGGTCCACCCGAAATACCATAAACGCTACAAGGTCTTTAAGAAATTCCCGGCGCACGCGGAAGAGCAGTTTGCCATAGGCGATAAGGTTATAATTGAAGAGTCAAAGCCTTACAGCAAAACGGTCTTTTGGAAAGTATTAAGCAAAGTTTAA
- the rpmC gene encoding 50S ribosomal protein L29, with protein sequence MKIKELQVMGQAELVKTLATLREQVRDLSFKLHSREVKNNHMLKAVKRDIARILTLMNAK encoded by the coding sequence ATGAAGATCAAGGAATTACAAGTAATGGGCCAGGCTGAATTGGTAAAAACGCTAGCCACCCTGCGGGAGCAGGTGCGGGACCTGTCTTTCAAGCTGCACTCGCGCGAAGTGAAGAATAACCATATGCTCAAAGCCGTAAAGCGCGACATTGCCCGAATTTTAACCTTAATGAATGCCAAATAA
- the rplP gene encoding 50S ribosomal protein L16, with the protein MLIPKKVKHRKHHRGRSSGKSMSGNFVAFGSFGLKAMENSWVTSRQIEAARRAMTRYIQRGGKIWIRIFPDKPITSHGNESPMGGGKGAVDHFVAVVQKGRVMFEMDGVTSDQAAEAMRLASHKLPIKTKFVLRNQA; encoded by the coding sequence ATGCTGATCCCGAAAAAAGTTAAGCACAGAAAGCATCACAGAGGGCGCTCCTCCGGCAAATCCATGTCCGGCAACTTTGTGGCATTTGGAAGTTTTGGATTGAAAGCCATGGAAAACAGCTGGGTCACCAGCCGCCAGATAGAAGCGGCTAGGCGAGCCATGACCAGATATATTCAGCGCGGCGGCAAGATCTGGATCCGGATCTTTCCGGATAAACCCATTACTTCTCACGGCAACGAATCGCCCATGGGCGGCGGCAAAGGCGCGGTGGATCACTTTGTGGCGGTAGTGCAAAAAGGGCGCGTGATGTTCGAGATGGATGGGGTTACGTCAGATCAGGCGGCTGAAGCCATGCGGTTGGCCTCTCATAAATTGCCAATCAAGACTAAATTTGTATTAAGGAATCAGGCATAA
- the rpsC gene encoding 30S ribosomal protein S3 → MGQKVNANSLRLNITETWKSKWLAKTGFAAKLQQDTRIRAFLMQELRRAGLVRIDIERFGQNLIVTVKTTKPGMIIGKGGAGIEDLKKKILKNLELKKLDMKINIEEVKDMNLQAQVVAQNIVDQIEKRIAFRRAMKGAIEQVMEAGALGVKIECAGRLGGAEIARSERLFKGKLPLHTLRANIDFARVTAFTTYGTIGVKVWINKGEVFDGKKLKLKGE, encoded by the coding sequence ATGGGACAGAAAGTTAATGCCAACAGTTTAAGACTGAACATTACCGAAACTTGGAAATCCAAATGGCTGGCCAAGACCGGTTTTGCCGCGAAACTCCAGCAGGATACCCGGATCCGCGCTTTTCTGATGCAAGAATTGCGCCGCGCCGGTTTGGTCAGGATTGATATTGAGCGATTCGGCCAGAACCTGATCGTCACAGTGAAAACCACCAAGCCGGGCATGATCATCGGCAAAGGCGGGGCCGGCATTGAAGATCTGAAGAAAAAGATCCTGAAGAATCTGGAGCTGAAGAAATTGGACATGAAGATCAATATTGAAGAAGTCAAAGACATGAATCTGCAGGCCCAGGTTGTGGCGCAGAATATCGTGGACCAGATCGAAAAGCGCATCGCCTTCCGCCGCGCCATGAAAGGCGCGATAGAGCAGGTCATGGAAGCCGGGGCTTTGGGCGTTAAGATAGAATGCGCGGGAAGACTGGGCGGCGCGGAAATTGCCCGCAGTGAACGGTTGTTCAAAGGCAAATTGCCACTGCATACTTTGCGCGCCAATATTGATTTTGCCAGAGTTACGGCATTTACCACCTATGGCACCATAGGCGTGAAGGTTTGGATCAATAAAGGCGAAGTTTTTGACGGCAAGAAGCTTAAGCTGAAAGGCGAATAA
- the rplV gene encoding 50S ribosomal protein L22, with product MAKQDLSKVKEVKAFARYIHVSPRKLRLVADLIRRTPVDVALEQLRFSSKNAALPLTKAINSAVANAVHNFDLKKENLFVKAVTIDQGPVFKRYAPRAQGRAFVERKRTSHINVVLESRERAKSKQTRSIFSLRPRAAAPEVKEPHTGQIEQPKAGEVQAIKTKAKQAPRPSEKLKQNIVSLKRRLFNRKSGE from the coding sequence ATGGCTAAACAAGATTTATCAAAAGTTAAAGAGGTCAAAGCATTCGCCAGATACATCCATGTGTCTCCGCGCAAGCTTCGACTTGTGGCGGACCTTATCCGAAGGACTCCTGTGGATGTGGCCTTAGAACAGCTCCGGTTTTCTTCCAAGAATGCCGCTTTGCCCCTGACCAAAGCCATCAATTCAGCTGTGGCCAATGCCGTGCATAATTTTGACCTGAAAAAAGAAAATTTATTCGTAAAAGCCGTGACCATAGACCAAGGCCCGGTATTCAAACGCTATGCACCCAGAGCCCAGGGCCGGGCATTTGTGGAGCGCAAGCGCACCAGCCATATCAATGTTGTTTTGGAATCCCGCGAGCGGGCCAAATCCAAGCAAACCCGGTCAATTTTCTCTTTGAGGCCAAGGGCCGCAGCGCCGGAAGTAAAAGAGCCGCACACAGGCCAGATAGAACAGCCTAAAGCCGGTGAAGTACAGGCTATAAAGACCAAGGCCAAACAGGCTCCGAGGCCTTCTGAAAAGCTCAAGCAGAATATAGTGTCTTTGAAGCGCCGGTTATTTAACAGAAAGAGCGGAGAATAA
- the rpsS gene encoding 30S ribosomal protein S19, translating to MSRSLKKGPFIDPKLLEKIQKVRPGQKVEIKTWSRDSTIFPEMVGLTFLVHNGKNFITVHCSENMVGHKLGEFSPSRKFVRHGGRMAKEEAIAAQEAEKTVIGSCKS from the coding sequence ATGTCACGATCACTGAAAAAAGGACCATTTATAGATCCTAAACTTCTGGAGAAGATCCAGAAGGTTCGGCCTGGGCAGAAAGTTGAGATCAAGACCTGGTCGCGCGACTCCACTATTTTTCCCGAAATGGTAGGCCTGACTTTCCTTGTTCACAACGGCAAGAATTTTATAACCGTGCATTGTTCGGAAAACATGGTCGGGCACAAATTAGGCGAGTTTTCACCAAGCCGCAAATTCGTCAGACACGGCGGACGCATGGCCAAAGAAGAGGCGATTGCGGCCCAGGAAGCGGAAAAAACGGTCATTGGAAGCTGCAAAAGCTGA
- a CDS encoding DUF5818 domain-containing protein — protein sequence MSRSLKKLIILIPAIILIAAACNKQAPVGPGNQPGNGTSFSGKLIAGGAECQLFQTDDGKQYTLTGNLAGFKTGDAVDIKGTLQEMSTCQQGEGTIAVSTITLADQTPVGAEAPAPIPSPGPCPAGQVPIGTTQSIPGHIICGPDPNKSTN from the coding sequence ATGTCACGATCGCTGAAAAAATTAATTATCCTGATCCCGGCTATTATTTTAATAGCCGCAGCTTGCAACAAACAGGCACCTGTTGGGCCTGGAAATCAGCCAGGCAATGGAACTTCTTTCAGCGGGAAGTTAATAGCAGGTGGCGCTGAATGCCAATTGTTCCAAACCGATGACGGCAAACAATACACTTTGACAGGCAATCTTGCCGGATTCAAAACAGGTGATGCGGTGGATATTAAAGGTACTTTGCAAGAAATGAGCACTTGTCAGCAAGGAGAAGGAACCATTGCTGTTTCCACAATTACTCTTGCTGATCAAACACCAGTTGGTGCGGAAGCGCCAGCGCCGATCCCGTCACCCGGGCCATGTCCTGCCGGACAAGTGCCGATCGGAACAACCCAGAGTATCCCGGGACATATCATTTGCGGTCCTGATCCAAATAAATCTACTAATTAA
- the rplB gene encoding 50S ribosomal protein L2, translated as MAIKIYKPTSPGRRIHSVTDYSVLTKNSKPVKSLMRSAARTAGRNNQGKITIRHQGGGHKQINRLIDFKRDKMDIPAIVKTLEYDPGRSAFISLLAYRDGERRYILAPDGVKMGEVLVTSERAEIKPGNRMMLKHIPLGTNVHNVEILGGQGGLLARSAGTYAIVAAQEPDYTTLKLPSSELRKVPVKSYATIGQVSNTDWMYVRIGKAGRVRHMGVRPSVRGKAMNPIDHPHGGGEGHNPIGLKYPKTPWGKHALGVKTRDKKKSNKFIVKRREK; from the coding sequence ATGGCTATCAAGATTTACAAACCAACTTCACCCGGCCGCCGCATCCATTCCGTGACGGATTATTCGGTTTTGACCAAAAATTCCAAACCCGTGAAATCTTTGATGCGATCAGCCGCCCGCACCGCGGGTCGCAACAACCAGGGTAAGATCACTATCCGCCACCAGGGCGGCGGGCATAAGCAGATAAACCGCCTGATAGATTTTAAGCGCGACAAGATGGATATTCCGGCAATCGTCAAAACTTTGGAATACGATCCGGGCCGTTCGGCGTTCATTTCCCTTTTGGCTTACCGCGACGGCGAAAGACGGTACATTCTCGCACCTGACGGAGTAAAGATGGGCGAAGTTCTGGTGACTTCCGAACGCGCGGAGATCAAGCCGGGAAACCGCATGATGCTCAAACACATCCCCCTCGGCACTAATGTCCATAATGTGGAAATTTTGGGCGGGCAGGGAGGCTTGCTCGCCAGATCTGCCGGAACATATGCAATCGTCGCTGCCCAGGAGCCGGATTACACGACTCTGAAACTGCCTTCCAGCGAGCTTCGCAAAGTACCGGTCAAATCGTACGCCACGATCGGACAGGTTTCCAACACTGACTGGATGTATGTGCGGATCGGCAAGGCAGGGAGAGTCCGCCACATGGGAGTCCGGCCTTCGGTCCGCGGCAAGGCCATGAACCCGATAGACCACCCGCACGGCGGGGGCGAAGGGCATAATCCTATCGGTTTGAAATACCCGAAAACCCCGTGGGGCAAACACGCTTTGGGCGTAAAGACACGAGATAAAAAGAAATCTAATAAGTTTATAGTTAAGAGACGGGAAAAATAA
- the rplW gene encoding 50S ribosomal protein L23: MALLDRFKSKQGSKKAPKEDNVLDLVKEPVAGKTDSTPTVLKENTGRAHHILHRYHLSEKTNQFSSIGRYVFKVAKTANKIEVKKAVEAVYDVHVSAVNMINVSGKNRRQGKSVGRTQDWKKAIVTLKSGERIAGLSEGV; encoded by the coding sequence ATGGCGCTCTTAGACAGATTTAAAAGCAAACAAGGCAGCAAGAAAGCCCCGAAAGAGGACAATGTTTTGGATTTGGTCAAAGAACCTGTTGCAGGAAAGACCGATTCAACGCCGACTGTTTTGAAAGAAAACACGGGTCGTGCGCATCATATTCTGCATCGTTATCATTTGTCGGAAAAAACCAACCAGTTTTCCTCCATCGGCCGATATGTTTTCAAAGTAGCCAAGACCGCCAATAAGATAGAGGTCAAAAAAGCGGTTGAGGCTGTATATGACGTGCATGTCTCTGCGGTCAATATGATAAATGTTTCCGGCAAGAACCGCCGCCAAGGCAAGTCAGTGGGAAGAACCCAGGATTGGAAGAAAGCAATAGTTACTTTAAAGAGCGGAGAACGGATAGCAGGATTATCCGAAGGAGTATAA
- the rplD gene encoding 50S ribosomal protein L4, which translates to MAKTSVYNQTGEKVTELDLNPKIFGIEKIDGNLVHSAVRTQRNNARRSIAHTKNRGEVAGSGKKPWKQKGTGRARAGSVRSPIWRHGGVTFGPTSARNWSLKMNKSAQRKAMFSVLTDKVNEHKLVIVESFDNTAKSKELAAKLAVVAGKAEFGKKYLLVLATHNKDLERAARNLENVKVLYADRLNVLDLLKHDVLVLKDALPIIEKTYLKV; encoded by the coding sequence ATGGCAAAAACATCAGTCTACAACCAAACAGGCGAAAAAGTAACGGAACTGGACCTGAATCCGAAGATCTTTGGCATTGAAAAAATTGACGGTAATCTGGTCCACTCGGCTGTGCGAACGCAGAGAAATAACGCCCGCCGGTCGATCGCCCATACGAAAAACCGCGGCGAGGTAGCCGGTTCCGGCAAAAAGCCGTGGAAGCAAAAAGGCACCGGACGCGCCAGAGCCGGCTCGGTCCGTTCGCCTATTTGGCGGCACGGCGGAGTCACTTTTGGCCCGACCAGCGCCCGCAATTGGTCCTTGAAAATGAACAAGTCAGCCCAAAGAAAAGCAATGTTCAGCGTTTTGACCGACAAGGTCAATGAGCATAAGTTAGTTATCGTGGAAAGTTTTGATAATACCGCCAAATCGAAAGAACTGGCGGCAAAACTGGCGGTTGTTGCCGGCAAAGCCGAGTTCGGCAAGAAATATTTGCTGGTTCTGGCCACGCATAATAAAGACCTGGAACGGGCTGCGCGAAATCTGGAAAATGTGAAAGTCCTATACGCCGATCGGCTGAATGTTTTGGATCTTTTGAAGCATGATGTATTGGTTTTGAAAGATGCGTTGCCAATTATTGAGAAAACGTATTTAAAAGTTTAA
- a CDS encoding glycerophosphodiester phosphodiesterase: MLIIGHRGAPSLEPENTIRSFQKAQELGVDMLETDLRLNSDGQIVLCHNFLNKHNQPATLEELLRVAKVALNLEVKETGFETQLVELLKNFSSEVLVSSKYPSILKKIRSLDENIKLGLILGENFFLLPLIPKLDRTLQLYSIHPKSFFCNRITIEYLKKLNKKIFIWTVNDRERFEKLKEFQIDGVFTDCPNLIRN; this comes from the coding sequence ATGCTAATAATAGGACACAGAGGAGCGCCAAGCCTGGAACCTGAGAATACTATCCGTTCTTTTCAAAAAGCGCAGGAGCTGGGAGTGGACATGCTTGAAACCGACTTGCGCCTCAATTCCGACGGCCAGATCGTTCTGTGCCATAATTTTTTGAACAAACACAACCAGCCGGCAACCTTGGAAGAACTGCTTCGGGTCGCGAAGGTTGCGCTGAACCTGGAAGTTAAAGAGACGGGTTTTGAAACCCAGCTCGTAGAATTGCTTAAGAATTTTTCCTCTGAAGTTCTGGTTTCCTCCAAGTATCCGTCGATACTGAAGAAGATCAGAAGTTTGGATGAAAATATCAAACTCGGGCTGATACTGGGAGAGAATTTTTTTCTTCTTCCGCTCATTCCGAAGCTGGACCGCACTCTGCAGCTTTATTCCATTCATCCAAAATCGTTTTTTTGCAACAGGATCACGATCGAGTATCTGAAAAAGCTGAATAAAAAGATCTTCATCTGGACAGTAAATGACCGGGAAAGATTTGAAAAGCTTAAAGAATTTCAGATAGACGGTGTGTTTACTGATTGCCCTAATTTGATTAGGAACTAA
- the rplC gene encoding 50S ribosomal protein L3 gives MSKFILAEKLNMSQMFTKDGKVVPVTILLAGPVKVVQVKTLDKDKYQAVQVGFGKKKNANKAELGHGKEAGAFKTLAEFRISEKDSFEKGQEIKVDAFAVGDKVKVTAEMKGRGFAGPIKRYRFKGAPASHGHDHPRAVGAIGGRFPQHVRKGLHMAGRMGGVRTVINLEVVDVDLKRNLIAVKGAVPGANGGIVRIQTQS, from the coding sequence ATGTCCAAATTCATTCTCGCTGAAAAACTGAATATGTCGCAGATGTTCACGAAAGACGGCAAGGTCGTGCCCGTAACCATTCTTTTGGCAGGACCGGTCAAAGTCGTGCAGGTCAAAACCTTGGATAAAGACAAATACCAGGCCGTGCAGGTTGGGTTTGGCAAGAAGAAGAACGCAAACAAAGCAGAACTAGGGCACGGCAAAGAGGCGGGCGCATTTAAAACTTTGGCGGAATTCAGAATTTCCGAAAAAGACAGTTTTGAAAAAGGCCAGGAGATAAAAGTTGACGCGTTTGCCGTCGGCGACAAGGTGAAAGTTACGGCAGAAATGAAAGGCCGGGGATTTGCAGGACCGATCAAGCGTTACAGGTTCAAAGGCGCGCCGGCTTCCCACGGCCATGACCATCCGAGAGCCGTGGGCGCCATCGGCGGCAGGTTTCCCCAGCATGTCAGAAAAGGTTTGCATATGGCCGGACGCATGGGCGGCGTGCGGACAGTCATCAATCTGGAAGTCGTGGATGTGGACCTCAAGAGAAATCTGATAGCAGTGAAAGGAGCGGTTCCGGGCGCAAACGGCGGTATAGTCAGGATCCAGACGCAGAGTTAG
- the rpsJ gene encoding 30S ribosomal protein S10 yields MAQDTDENKGRIRIKIRAYDHKLIDQSAKQIVETAKRTGAAVIGPVPLPTEKTKYTVNRSTFVHKNAREQFEMRIHKRLIDIASPTPKTIDALSNLNLPAGVDIEIKM; encoded by the coding sequence ATGGCGCAAGATACTGACGAGAATAAAGGCAGAATAAGGATCAAGATCCGGGCTTATGACCATAAGCTGATAGACCAGTCCGCGAAGCAGATCGTAGAAACTGCCAAGCGAACAGGCGCTGCGGTCATCGGGCCTGTTCCGCTTCCGACTGAAAAGACAAAGTATACCGTGAACCGCTCGACCTTCGTGCATAAGAATGCCCGCGAGCAGTTTGAGATGCGCATTCATAAGCGCCTGATAGATATTGCTTCTCCTACGCCGAAAACAATTGATGCATTAAGTAATCTGAATTTGCCGGCAGGAGTGGATATAGAGATCAAAATGTAA